One genomic segment of Nocardia spumae includes these proteins:
- a CDS encoding NADPH-dependent FMN reductase, which yields MSDPLRLEVIVASVRPERFAPVVADWFLRTARADAGLDVGVIDLAHTGLPADLTVDPQVEAFRTRIGAADGFIAVTSEYNHGYPASLKTALDSVKREWRAKPIGFVGYGGLSGGLRAVEQLRQVVAELHMVSIRESVSFHEAKRAFDAEGNTADGAATDAAQRLLRQWAWWARHLRAARAADPYPG from the coding sequence ATGAGCGATCCGCTGCGGCTCGAGGTCATCGTCGCCAGCGTGCGGCCCGAACGGTTCGCGCCGGTCGTGGCGGACTGGTTTCTGCGCACCGCGCGCGCCGACGCCGGTCTCGACGTCGGTGTCATCGACCTCGCGCACACCGGGCTGCCCGCCGATCTGACGGTCGATCCGCAGGTCGAGGCGTTCCGGACGCGGATCGGCGCGGCCGACGGATTCATCGCCGTCACCTCCGAGTACAACCATGGTTATCCGGCCTCGCTGAAAACCGCACTCGACAGTGTGAAGCGCGAATGGCGGGCCAAGCCCATCGGATTCGTCGGCTACGGGGGATTGTCCGGCGGCCTGCGAGCCGTCGAGCAGTTGCGGCAGGTGGTCGCGGAGCTCCATATGGTCTCGATTCGCGAATCGGTGAGTTTCCACGAGGCCAAGCGCGCGTTCGATGCCGAGGGCAATACCGCCGACGGCGCCGCGACCGATGCCGCCCAGCGCCTGTTACGGCAATGGGCCTGGTGGGCACGACATCTGCGCGCGGCCCGCGCGGCCGATCCCTATCCGGGCTGA
- a CDS encoding GAF domain-containing protein, whose amino-acid sequence MILGHWLLIETLDVPATWSVIAVDTVPRRWKSLARTVPARLMPILTAAAAGGETVERQLPKSRYAWSGHHACAIAVTGPDDRVHAVQMWVGPGRAPAPPPVAAHLLDARTRRTEVRPAGLGPAFDRQRTVWVGAESFEHVERFDDSLDLTATVARAEPGSRWSGELCVRTPDGLRTLLMATRNSTADPHLWRGVLADITDSVAPRPKSFEAVTVDTLVSRNPGMYLAVLDTQRVRVIRWISAPVPGLDWTGGTDERELPHPAERTRIIEARNAIRAGRTSVSLPGLRLAATDGSWLTADVEVSPLPYGPDGSGVPHFALARIDLRDP is encoded by the coding sequence GTGATTCTCGGGCACTGGTTGCTGATCGAGACACTGGACGTCCCCGCCACCTGGTCGGTCATCGCCGTCGATACCGTGCCGCGGCGGTGGAAATCGTTGGCGCGCACCGTACCCGCTCGTTTGATGCCGATCCTGACCGCTGCCGCGGCCGGCGGTGAGACCGTGGAACGGCAGCTGCCGAAATCCCGGTACGCCTGGTCCGGCCATCACGCCTGCGCGATCGCCGTGACCGGGCCGGACGACCGGGTCCACGCGGTGCAGATGTGGGTCGGCCCGGGGCGAGCACCCGCACCTCCGCCGGTGGCCGCGCATCTGCTCGACGCGCGGACCCGGCGGACCGAGGTGCGCCCGGCCGGGCTGGGCCCGGCATTCGACCGTCAGCGCACGGTCTGGGTGGGCGCCGAATCCTTCGAACATGTGGAACGCTTCGACGATTCGCTGGATCTCACCGCGACGGTGGCCCGTGCCGAGCCGGGTTCACGCTGGTCCGGCGAGCTGTGCGTGCGCACCCCGGACGGACTGCGCACGCTGTTGATGGCCACTCGCAACTCCACCGCCGACCCTCATCTGTGGCGCGGCGTTCTGGCCGATATCACCGACAGTGTGGCACCCCGGCCGAAGTCGTTCGAGGCGGTCACGGTCGACACCCTGGTCAGCCGCAACCCGGGGATGTACCTGGCCGTGCTGGACACTCAGCGGGTGCGGGTGATCCGCTGGATCAGCGCGCCGGTGCCCGGCCTCGACTGGACCGGCGGCACCGATGAACGCGAACTGCCGCATCCGGCGGAACGGACACGAATCATCGAGGCACGCAACGCGATCCGCGCGGGTAGGACATCGGTATCGCTGCCGGGGCTGCGACTGGCGGCTACCGACGGCAGCTGGCTGACGGCCGACGTCGAGGTCTCACCGCTGCCCTACGGCCCGGACGGGAGCGGAGTCCCGCATTTCGCCCTCGCCCGGATCGATCTACGAGATCCCTAG